A DNA window from Arachis duranensis cultivar V14167 chromosome 3, aradu.V14167.gnm2.J7QH, whole genome shotgun sequence contains the following coding sequences:
- the LOC107480806 gene encoding vesicle-fusing ATPase: MASLFGSSSGSTSMVVTNTPSQDLALTNLAFCSSSDLRNFAVPNRSNLFLAFVGDSFVFSLSAHENIRSGQIALNSIQRRCVKVSAAESIPVTRFVPPENFDLALLTLELEFIKKGAKSEQIDAPQLSKQLRKRFANQVMTVGQKVLFEYHGNNYSFTVTQAAVEGQEKTNALERGMISDDTYVVFETARDSGIKIVNQREAATSNIFKQKEFNLQSLGIGGLSAEFADIFRRAFASRVFPPHVTSKLGIKHVKGMLLYGPPGTGKTLMARQIGKILNGKEPKIVNGPEVLSKFVGETEKNVRDLFADAEQEQRSRGDESDLHVIIFDEIDAICKSRGSTRDGTGVHDSIVNQLLTKIDGVESLNNVLLIGMTNRKDMLDEALLRPGRLEVQVEISLPDENGRLQILQIHTNKMKENSFLAPDVNLQELAARTKNYSGAELEGVVKSAVSYALNRQLSLEDLTKQVEEENIKVTMDDFLNALQEVIPAFGASTDDLERCRLHGMVDCGDRHKHIYQRAMLLVEQVKVSRGSPLVTCLLEGSSGSGKTALAATVGIDSDFPYVKIVSAETMIGLHESTKCAQIIKVFEDAYKSPLSVIVLDDIERLLEYVAIGPRFSNLISQTLLVLLKRLPPKGKKLMVIGTTSELTFLDSIGFCDTFSVTYHVPTLSTNDAKKVLEQLNVFAHEDIDAAAEAMNDMPIRKLYMLIEMAAQGAQGGSAEAIYSGKEKISISHFYDCLQDVVRI, from the exons ATGGCGTCGCTGTTCGGTTCGTCGTCGGGCTCCACATCGATGGTGGTAACGAACACGCCGTCGCAGGACCTTGCCCTCACCAACCTCGCCTTCTGTTCCTCCTCCGATCTCCGCAACTTCGCCGTCCCCAATCGCTCCAACCTCTTCCTCGCCTTCGTTGGCGACTCCTTCGTCTTCTCTCTCTCA GCTCATGAGAACATTCGCAGTGGCCAGATTGCACTCAATTCCATTCAACGTCGCTGTGTTAAAGTCTCTGCTGCTGAATCCATTCCTGTCACCAG ATTTGTGCCACCCGAAAACTTCGACCTGGCATTGTTAACCCTTGAACTGGAATTCATTAAAAAAGGAGCAAAGAGTGAACAG ATTGATGCTCCCCAACTGTCTAAGCAACTTCGGAAAAGGTTCGCAAACCAG GTTATGACAGTAGGGCAAAAAGTGTTATTTGAGTATCATGGAAATAATTATAGCTTCACAGTTACACAAGCTGCTGTTGAGGGTCAAGAAAAGACTAATGCTCTTGAAAGAGGGATGATCTCAGATGACACATATGTTGTTTTTGAAACAGCACGTGATAGTGGAATCAAG ATTGTCAATCAGCGTGAGGCTGCCACTAGCAACATTTTTAAGCAGAAAGAGTTTAATCTTCAGTCTCTGGGTATTGGAGGCCTGAGTGCAGAGTTTGCAGATATATTTCGAAGAGCTTTTGCCTCCCGTGTTTTCCCTCCCCACGTGACATCGAA ATTAGGGATCAAGCATGTGAAGGGCATGTTGCTTTATGGCCCACCTGGAACTGGAAAGACTCTTATGGCCCGGCAAATTGGGAAAATTCTGAATGGGAAGGAACCAAAG ATTGTAAATGGCCCTGAAGTTTTGAGCAAATTTGTTGGTGAAACTGAAAAGAATGTGAGGGACCTTTTTGCTGATGCTGAACAAGAGCAGAGGAGCCGAG GGGATGAAAGTGATTTGCATGTAATTATCTTTGATGAAATTGATGCTATTTGTAAG TCAAGAGGTTCAACTCGCGATGGTACTGGAGTTCATGATAGCATTGTGAACCAGCTTCTTACTAAG ATAGATGGTGTGGAGTCACTAAATAATGTTTTGCTTATTGGAATGACTAACAGAAAGGATATGCTTGATGAGGCTCTCTTAAG ACCAGGGCGGTTGGAAGTCCAGGTTGAGATAAGCCTTCCTGATGAAAATGGACGATTGCAAATTCTTCAAATTCATACTAACAAGATGAAAGAGAATTCTTTTCTTGCTCCCGATGTGAATCTTCAAGAGCTCG CTGCTAGAACAAAAAACTACAGTGGTGCAGAACTTGAAGGTGTTGTGAAAAGTGCCGTCTCATATGCTTTAAATCGACAACTGAGTCTAGAGGATCTCACGAAGcaagttgaagaagagaatatTAAGGTTACCATGGATGACTTTTTGAATGCACTCCAAGAGGTTATTCCTGCATTTGGGGCTTCCACTGATGATCTTGAAAGATGCAG ACTCCATGGCATGGTTGACTGTGGTGACCGACATAAGCACATCTATCAAAGAGCAATGCTACTAGTGGAGCAAGTAAAAGTAAGCAGAGGAAGCCCACTTGTTACTTGTCTTCTGGAAGGTTCCAGTGGCAG TGGTAAGACCGCACTTGCAGCTACTGTTGGTATTGACAGTGACTTCCCATATGTCAAGATT GTTTCAGCTGAAACAATGATTGGACTACATGAGAGCACTAAATGTGCACAGATCATTAAG GTTTTTGAGGATGCATATAAGTCACCGTTGAGCGTTATTGTCCTTGATGACATTGAGAG GTTATTGGAGTATGTAGCCATTGGTCCCCGGTTTTCAAACTTGATTTCTCAGACACTATTGGTCCTACTCAAACGGCTTCCTCCAAAG GGGAAAAAACTCATGGTTATTGGTACAACAAGCGAATTGACTTTCTTGGACTCAATTGGATTTTGTGATACTTTCTCTGTCACTTACCATGTTCCTACCTTGAGCACAAATGATGCCAAGAAG GTCCTAGAACAGTTGAATGTTTTTGCTCATGAAGATATTGATGCTGCTGCAGAGGCAATGAATGAT aTGCCTATTAGGAAGCTGTACATGTTGATTGAGATGGCAGCACAAGGGGCTCAAGGTGGATCTGCAGAAGCTATCTATTCTGGCAAAGAGAAGATCAGTATCTCTCATTTCTATGATTGCCTCCAGGATGTTGTCAGAATATAA
- the LOC107480725 gene encoding heat stress transcription factor B-2a-like, which yields MGENDSSNVLDLNLGVGNGGGQVGQSLRPRCPAPFLLKTYDLLEESGNGGKIVSWNGDGSGFIVWSPAEFSELTLPRYFKHNNFSSFIRQLNTYGFKKISSKRWEFKHEKFQRGCRDMLVEITRKKCEPSVFPSYLKSSSEENAITSNNSMEESNNNSHQLLMEENKNLKKERLELQMQIAEFKSLEMKLLECLSQVMDNHQNKSRGQC from the exons ATGGGTGAAAATGATAGTAGTAATGTGTTAGACCTCAACCTTGGCGTAGGGAATGGTGGTGGCCAAGTAGGGCAGTCGCTCAGGCCACGGTGTCCGGCACCTTTTCTTTTGAAGACTTATGATTTGTTGGAAGAAAGCGGCAACGGCGGCAAGATAGTTTCATGGAATGGAGATGGGAGTGGTTTTATTGTGTGGTCTCCGGCTGAATTCTCTGAGCTCACCTTGCCTAGATATTTCAAGCACAATAACTTCTCAAGCTTCATTCGCCAATTGAATACATAT GGATTCAAGAAAATATCATCAAAAAGATGGGAGTTCAAGCATGAGAAATTTCAGAGAGGGTGTAGGGATATGCTAGTTGAGATCACAAGGAAAAAGTGCGAGCCTAGCGTGTTCCCTTCATACCTCAAGTCTTCTTCAGAGGAAAATGCAATCACTTCTAATAATTCAATGGAAGAAAGCAACAATAATAGCCATCAACTACTTATGGAGGAGAACAAGAACCTTAAGAAGGAGAGGTTGGAGCTGCAAATGCAGATAGCTGAGTTTAAATCACTTGAAATGAAGTTGTTAGAGTGTCTCTCTCAAGTTATGGACAACCACCAAAATAAAAGTCGGGGACAATGTTAG